The genomic stretch TTTCTTCTTCCATCTTTCCTTTTTCTTCTTCCATCTTTCCTTTTTCTTCTTCCATCTTTCCTTTTTCTTCTTCCATTTTTACCAAATTCATCCCGCAAATTGGGCATTTACCTGGATGATCCTGGAGAACAGACGGATCCATTGGACATTGATAGTAGAAAAGAATTTTTTGTTCAGATTTTGTATTCGTCTCCGTTTTTCCTGGTTCTTCTTCCATTTTTACTAAGTGCATTCCGCAGATCGGGCATTCGCCTGGATGATTCTGTATAACCGAAGGATGCATTGGACATTGATAACGGATTTTCGCTGCTTGTGTAATTTCCAGTAGTGGAGTTTCGTGGATGGTTTGGTTTTTCCACCAAAGACTGGCTGCGACGATTGCCAAGCTAACGATCACTAAAAATAAAAAAATTTTAATTCCGAAGTAACGCCGGGATTTTTGCGGTGCCAGATCAAGTGATGTGGTTGGAGGCATTGAATTATCAATCATAAATCTTCTCCTACAATTCGTTCTATTTCTGCTAGGCGTACCTGTTCTTCCGTTTGAGCCTTAAATTGATTTTGTTTAGCCTGACGAATCTGACGCTGTGCATCAAGCAAGGTGGAAAAATTCACTTTTCCGGTTTCATAACCAGCCAACGCTGCCTGAAAGGTCAATTCGGATTGAGGTAATAAACTATCAGTAATCAATATTTCTGTTTTGCGTGCGGCGTCAATACCGGCAAGATTTTCCGCAAGATCGGCGATCAATTGATTCATAGTTGATTCTAGCCGCGAGCGCGTAGCGGAAAGCAAGGCTTCCGATTCGCGTTCCTGGGCACGTCGCGGGGATTGCCTTAAAGGAATATTCACTTCGATCATCAATTCCCATTCCTTAATTGCATTTTGGTACTGAATAGGTGAGATGCCTAAAGTAAAATCAGGATAACGGTTTTTGTAGGTAAGTTCACGCTCCTTTTCAGCAGCTTTAATACGGAATTCGTCGGACGACAGTAGCGGATTATGGGAGCGGACGCGATCTTCCAGCGTAGTAAAATCCAATTTGGCCGCTAACGGGAGAGTACGCAATTTTTCAGGCTTGGCTAATGACGCAGTGGCGGGTCGCGCCAGCAGAGCATTCATGCGGATTTCTGCTTGACGACGTTCAGCTTCCAGGGTAAGCAGTTCGTTACGCATTCCAGTCTGCTCGATTTGTGCCCGAATGATGTCCTGTTGGCTGGCAAGCCCATTGACATAACGCACCTGGGTGATTTTTCCGAGCCAAATCATCAAATCGAGATTTTCTTGAGTCAGACGCTCGTTATGATAGAGATAATAAAGTTTTGCATAGATGGTTTTGATCTTGGCGGCGATTTCGTTCCAGACCCCTAATGTTTTTTTTCTGGTGCTTTCCGCTGTGAATTCGGCTACCTCACGTTTCAACTGACGCTTCCCGAACCACGGCACGTCCTGTGTTAACAGATAACGGGTACTGCCGACCTGATTGGGAGCAAGGGTAGGGTTTTTTTCGCCCATGCGGGTGAGATCGCGCAATTCGGTACGGAATTTAGGATCGGGCAGGATACCCGCCGGTACGATGCGTTCGGTAGCGGCCTCGGCATCGTAACGCGCAATAGCGAATTCTGAATTTCTTTCTCGCGCGAAAGCGAGAAGGCTTTCCACGTCATCCCCGAGTAGAGGCTCCTGCGCTTGCGCTGTCAAGCACAAAAACCCCGTAACGGCAACGAACAAGAAATGTTTTAACGGTTTCATTGAAGCGAGCCAAGAAATGTGAACGCCCGCGACGATGTAAGCCTTACGCAGCGAAGCAGTGCGGTCAGCGGTAGAAGTTGGTTGTCATCAGTGTCTCCAAGAAACCTCGCCCTTCAAGGCGGGGAGGAAAGGAGACGGTTTTACAACCGTTCGTTAAAAACGCCGATCAATCTCAGACTTGTTTTCACAAGCCACGCGCTTTAGGGCGGGGTGATTGACGAATTAGCACTATCTCAATCTTGGCTGCGTCCGTAGGAATCATCGAAACGGACTATGTCGTCCTCGCCAAGATAACTTCCAGATTGGACTTCGATAATTTCGAGGGGGAGCTTTCCAGGATTTTCCAGACGATGACGTACACCCAGTGGTATATAGGTAGATTGATTTTCAGTGAGAAGAAAAATTTGATCTTCCTGAGTAACTCGCGCAGTACCCTTGACCACTACCCAATGCTCCGCACGATGATGGTGCATCTGAAGTGACAGTTTTGCGCCAGGATTCACCACAATGCGCTTGACCTGGAAACGCTCGCCACGGTCTATTCCCTCGTAGCTTCCCCAAGGCCGATCAACCCGGCGGTGATCGATGCGTTCCGCGCGATTATCCTGCTTGAGCCGGCTGACTACTTCCTTGACATCTTGGGCGCGATTTTTATTTGCCACCAGCACTGCGTCGGCAGTTTCAACAACCACCACGTCATCCATGCCCACCGTGGCCACTAAACGATGCTCGGCCAATACAAGTGAATTATGGGTATCCAGGCTGATTACGTCTCCGCGAATCACGTTACCCGCTACGTCTTGGGGACTGATTTCCCAGAGCGACGGCCAGGCACCAACGTCCGACCAGCCAACGGTAAGCGGAATGACCACCGCATCGGTTGCCATGATTTGCTCCCTGCCGGTGACACGTTCCATGACCGCGTAGTCAATGGAATTAGCGGGACAAGCTGCAAAAAATGTTTTATCGATGAAATGAAAGTGACCATCATGACGCCCCGCCGCGTAAGCGGCACGGCAGGCTTCAACGATGAGCGGCTCGCAATGTTTCAGCACCCGGAGCCAGACTTGGCTGTTCATCATGAATATGCCGCTGTTCCAGAGATAGGTTCCCGCCGCCAGGTATTCTTGCGCAGTCGCAAAATTTGGTTTTTCCACGAAACAATCCAAATGATGCGCTTTTTCTTCTGCGACAGGAGCACCCAGTTGAAGATAACCATATCCAGTATGGGGAGAAGTGGGTACGATTCCAAAGGTCACCAAGCTGCCCCGTGCGGCCAACCTCGCTCCACGCACGACTGCATCCTGAAACGCCGGAAGATTAGTGATGACGTGATCAGCGGGCATAACCAGCATCACCGTTCGCTGATCGGTTCGTTCCTCAAGGGCCAGAGCGGCGAGGGTCAACGCCGGTGCCGTGTTGCGTCCCTCGGGTTCGAGTATGACGCGCCACGGACTATGGCCTATCATCCGCAGCTGCTCCGTCACTAAAAATCGATGTTCCTCGTTGCACACGACCAGGGGCGCAGACAGGGTTCGTTCAGGCGCGGCAGCTAATCCCTCCAGACGGGTAACCGTCCGCTGCAACAAGCTTTGGTCGCCAGTCAGCGGTAGCATTTGTTTAGGATAGTGTTCCCGGGATAATGGCCATAGACGGGTTCCAGCGCCGCCAGAGAGGATTACCGGTTGGATGTGCATAGGGAAGGTTCACGCATAGTATCTGATTTGTTAATCATTACTTACATTTATTAATAAATTCTAAATTAAGGTAATAGTTCAAAAATAGTAACAGTTTGACAGTACTGAAATTTTACAGCTATAATTCATTTGCTGTTATCGGAAAGGTACGTGGTTTCTGCAAGCAATCCTTTGCAGAATAAAACCTTTAAGGTACTAAAAAATAAAGAGATTGCATAGCGATAACTAAGCTATTCTCTTTATTTTATACGCGGTTGTGGAAAGGTAACTTTTCACACACTGGACAAACGGAATTCGGTTCTTGCTTCATCGAGGCTGCCCAAGGGATAGTTTGGTTATCGCCAGTAAGATTCCTCATTGACGGGGGAGCCTTACGCGGTTTGCGTCGCAGCCGACAACTCCCCCAGGTCTCATAACCTCTCCACAGGCTTAAGGTTCCGTGGAACTCATGGTGCATCGTCATTATCAACCAGGCCCATTAAGTGAGTAAATAACCTAAATGAGCACTTGGATATAATAATTTTAGGCAGAGTATCTTTGTGCTTAGATATCCATGAATAACCATATTCATGATATCAATTGATTACCGTGCTGCTCTTCTTTGCTACATAAAGACTTGTATCATCGAAGTTGCTTGCTGTCTATGAATGGCTTTTATGCAAGTTACAGGACAATAATAATTGTTAGGAGTTACATATTTGAATTTTAACTATTTAATTTTGCTAAAAAATTACTAACTTTTGGTTCCAACACCAAAGGCAGCGTTTCCTCCCTTCCACCCTGCGGGATTGAAGGGCTTCCACGCCGAGGATTTATGAATATTCAAGCAGCGAATGTAAATTTTTCCTCCTCCGTTCCGTTGAAAAAATCCGATCAAAGGACAATTTTTCATAGCATTGGAACAAAACTTAACGCCCTCTTCATCGCGATGGTGACGTTGGTGTTCGGTGTCACGGGAACGATTAATTTTTTTGAAACGAAATCAGTGTTGATGGCACGCCTTGAGGATAAAAATGCTCAAGTCAAAGCACGGCTTCAGGTCAGTGTTTCTCGGGCTTTGTGGGATTTACAAACCGATGGTGTGGCTGGTCTTCTTCAGGCAGAAATGGCAGATGAAGATTTATTAGCAATTGCTGTAACGGCTCAGGATCAATTCATCGCGGGTTATCGCCGAGATACGAATGGAAACTTGAATGCACTAAACAAGTCAATCATCCTCGACGGAATATCTCGTGATTTTGATCTTTCCTATCTATCGGAAGGAAAGGAACAGCCTGTAGGTAAAGTTACCTTCACCCGCTCACTAGATCGTCTGGTGCAAGAATCACGCGCGGTTTTATGGCAAACTCTGTTCGAGATTATGATTGCCGACTTTGTGCTAATCGTCGGGCTTTCATTAGGGCTGCGCTTGCTGGTTTTACGTCCAATCGTGCAAACTCAAAAAGCACTGGATCAAATCGCCGAGGGCGATGCAGATCTTACCTTTCGGCTTAATGATAAACGTTGTGACGAACTCGGAGCGATGGCAATAAGTTTTAATACTTTCACCGCCGGATTGCGGGAGATGATTTCTCAAATGCAAGACAGCGCTACTGAATTATTATCCACGGCGCATGAAACAAGCTCCATTACGGAGAAAATTCATCAATCGCTACGACAGGAAAAATCAGAGACGGTGAAAGTTGCTAATGCCGTAGCCAATTTGGTCAAACAAATTGAAATTATTACCAATCATGCCCGATCTGCTGTCTCGACCGCAAAGGTTTCCGATAAACAAGCTCGTTTTGGTCAAACTGTTGTCAATGATGGCATTACTATCATGAACGGCTTGCGCCGCGAGATGGAAAAAAGTATGGAAGTGGTTCAATCGTTGGCTTCGGATGCAGAACAAATTGGTCGAGTAGTCGAAGTAATTCAGGCAATTACCCAACAAACCAATTTATTGGCATTGAACGCTGCCATTGAAGCTGCGCGCGCAGGCGAAAATGGACGAGGATTTGCGGTGGTAGCCGATGAAGTACGCAAATTGGCCACCCGCACCCAAACTTCTACAGAAGATATTCAGGCGATGATTCAACGTCTTCAGGATAGCGTGCGTCAAATAGTGATTGTCATGAAAACCAGTCAAAATCAGGTTAAGTCTGCGGTGGATAACGTTGATCACGCAGCGGCGCGCATGACCGAAGTTAGTGAATCGATTCAGTGCATCGCCACCATCAACCATGATATTTCCCTTGCCTCCAATACCCAAAATAGCGCGGTGATGGGGATCAATACTAGCGTGCGGATGCTCGATCAATTAATGGCGGATACCGAGCAAGGAGCATCGCACAATTTTCAGGCAAGCCAACAATTAGCTAATTTGGCCAGCGCGATGAAAACGCTTGTGGAACGCTTCAAGGTATAATAGCGTTTCCAATTTAACAATAATGATATTATTTTGATTTTCTCTTCTATTAAAGTAATTCACATGTCCATAATGCCTAGCGGTTCTTTAAAACTCAACACAACCGAGGTGCCCGCGTCTGCCAAGGAGTTCCTCAACTATTGTGAAACTGAATATGAACATCGCGCCAGCTCCGAAAACCCATTTGACGAATCTCTGTTTCGCAGCGCAATTGACCTGGTTGTGAATAAACTTCACCATCTGGAAAATCGAGGGTGCGCATGATTATTACCAGTATTCTTGGAGAAAATATATTAAAGTATCTTCATCTCGATCTTA from Gammaproteobacteria bacterium encodes the following:
- a CDS encoding outer membrane protein, heavy metal efflux system codes for the protein MKPLKHFLFVAVTGFLCLTAQAQEPLLGDDVESLLAFARERNSEFAIARYDAEAATERIVPAGILPDPKFRTELRDLTRMGEKNPTLAPNQVGSTRYLLTQDVPWFGKRQLKREVAEFTAESTRKKTLGVWNEIAAKIKTIYAKLYYLYHNERLTQENLDLMIWLGKITQVRYVNGLASQQDIIRAQIEQTGMRNELLTLEAERRQAEIRMNALLARPATASLAKPEKLRTLPLAAKLDFTTLEDRVRSHNPLLSSDEFRIKAAEKERELTYKNRYPDFTLGISPIQYQNAIKEWELMIEVNIPLRQSPRRAQERESEALLSATRSRLESTMNQLIADLAENLAGIDAARKTEILITDSLLPQSELTFQAALAGYETGKVNFSTLLDAQRQIRQAKQNQFKAQTEEQVRLAEIERIVGEDL
- the cpsB gene encoding mannose-1-phosphate guanylyltransferase translates to MHIQPVILSGGAGTRLWPLSREHYPKQMLPLTGDQSLLQRTVTRLEGLAAAPERTLSAPLVVCNEEHRFLVTEQLRMIGHSPWRVILEPEGRNTAPALTLAALALEERTDQRTVMLVMPADHVITNLPAFQDAVVRGARLAARGSLVTFGIVPTSPHTGYGYLQLGAPVAEEKAHHLDCFVEKPNFATAQEYLAAGTYLWNSGIFMMNSQVWLRVLKHCEPLIVEACRAAYAAGRHDGHFHFIDKTFFAACPANSIDYAVMERVTGREQIMATDAVVIPLTVGWSDVGAWPSLWEISPQDVAGNVIRGDVISLDTHNSLVLAEHRLVATVGMDDVVVVETADAVLVANKNRAQDVKEVVSRLKQDNRAERIDHRRVDRPWGSYEGIDRGERFQVKRIVVNPGAKLSLQMHHHRAEHWVVVKGTARVTQEDQIFLLTENQSTYIPLGVRHRLENPGKLPLEIIEVQSGSYLGEDDIVRFDDSYGRSQD
- a CDS encoding methyl-accepting chemotaxis protein, with product MNIQAANVNFSSSVPLKKSDQRTIFHSIGTKLNALFIAMVTLVFGVTGTINFFETKSVLMARLEDKNAQVKARLQVSVSRALWDLQTDGVAGLLQAEMADEDLLAIAVTAQDQFIAGYRRDTNGNLNALNKSIILDGISRDFDLSYLSEGKEQPVGKVTFTRSLDRLVQESRAVLWQTLFEIMIADFVLIVGLSLGLRLLVLRPIVQTQKALDQIAEGDADLTFRLNDKRCDELGAMAISFNTFTAGLREMISQMQDSATELLSTAHETSSITEKIHQSLRQEKSETVKVANAVANLVKQIEIITNHARSAVSTAKVSDKQARFGQTVVNDGITIMNGLRREMEKSMEVVQSLASDAEQIGRVVEVIQAITQQTNLLALNAAIEAARAGENGRGFAVVADEVRKLATRTQTSTEDIQAMIQRLQDSVRQIVIVMKTSQNQVKSAVDNVDHAAARMTEVSESIQCIATINHDISLASNTQNSAVMGINTSVRMLDQLMADTEQGASHNFQASQQLANLASAMKTLVERFKV